In Bacteroides cellulosilyticus, the genomic stretch GAATATTTGGCTTGCTACCTGGGATGGCATTAATAAGTTCAATGGTTATTCATTTAAAACGTATAAGGCGCGGCTTGATAATCGTATCGTGCTGAGCCATAATCGTGTAGACCATATGCTGGAAGACAAGTATGGCTTCCTTTGGCTACAAACCTATGACAATCACGCCTATCGCTTCGATCCCCGTACGGAAACGTTTGAGCGTGCGCCGGGTGATGATGAAGAGGGGGGCACAGCCAATATAACGAATATCAAAGTCCTTCCGGGTGGTTCGGTATGGTTGCTGACGGAGACTGAAGGGGTGATCCGGGTGGCAACTGATCCGCAGGATTATAGCCTGACTTCCCAATATTATTCTACTCAATCGGGACAGTTTTCCGCCTCACGTGTGCTTCAGGTATATGAGGACCGGGCAGGTAATGAATGGATATTGTCTGATAACGGATTAGGGATGTTGGCACCCGGAGAGGAATTACCGGTCTTTTATTTCGCGGAAACTGCAGATCGGGAGAGGAAAGGCGGACAGGCCTTTTATTCCTGTTTGGAGCATGGTCCCGAAATCTATTTCGGATCGGATAACGGGCGCGTATGGCGCTATCAGAAGGAGAGCGGGCAGTTTTTGTTGCTGAGCCTGCCGGTTTCATCCCATATTGTGGCAATCAATCATATAGATGGAAATGAGATCATACTGACCACTTCGAAAGACGGATTCTTTACTTATAAATGTGATACAAAGAAGACAGAACACTTCCCTGCCTCCCGTTTTCCTGATGCACCGATTCATGGTACTTATGTGGATAAAGCATCGGAAGTATGGTTCGAGCAACATATTCCGGGTACAGTGGTACACTTTAATCCGCGTACACAGGTCTTAAAGCGTGAAGTAATAGCCGTGGAACCTACCAGTACGGACCGTTCTCGTCCGGCTTTCCATGCACATGAAGATATCAACGGCGTACTTTGGGTACATCCGTATGGCGGCGGTTTCTCATATTTTGACCGTGAAAGTAATAGTCTGCGTCCGTTCTATAATGAGTTGTCAGGGCATGAATGGCGCTTTTCCAATAAAATACATACTGCTTTTTCCGACAATCAGGGGAATCTGTGGATGTGCACTCACTCTAAGGGATTGGAGAAGGTTACTTTCCGTCCGTCTCAGTTTGGCATCGTAACGCCGGTACCACACGATTATGAGTCATTGAGCAACGAAGTACGAGCTCTTTGCGAAGATGCAGACCAAAATTTATGGGTAGGCTTGAAAGATGGTAAACTACGGATATATGATAAGAACCGTGTAAATAAGGGCTATCTGACCGAAAACGGTACTGTGTCGCACAGTGGTACTCCGTTGCGTGGTAATGTTTATTTCATCTTGCAGGACAGTAAACAGAATTTCTGGATTGCAACCAAAGGGGATGGCCTGGTGAAAGCAGAAAAACAGAGAGATAGCTATCACTATAAGCTGACCCGTTATCAGCATCAGGAAGGTGATATTTATAGTTTGAGTGACGATAACGTTTATTGTGTATACGAAGATAAGCATGGACGCATCTGGATTGCTACATTTGCAGGCGGCATCAATTATATGGCGCACAATCAGGGTGGTAAGGAGATTTTCGTGAACCATCGTAATAACCTGAAAGGATATCCTATTGATTATTGTTACAAAGCCCGTTTTATAACAGGTGATGATCAGGGGCATATCTGGATAGGAACTACCGTGGGCGCTTTGATGATGGATGCAGACTTCAAGAATCCCGAAGATGTGAAGTTCCGTCATTTTCTGCGTGTTCCGGACGATGAGCATAGCCTAAGCAATAATGATGTGCATTGGATTGTATCTACCCGGGATAAGGAACTCTTTATTGCAACATTTGGCGGGGGACTGAATAAGTTGGTATCGCTGGATGAGAACGGTAATGCCAGTTTCAAGTCTTATACGGTACAGGACGGTCTGCCTTCGGATGTGTTGCTTTCCATACAGGAGGATAAAGCCGGTAATTTATGGCTCAGTTCGGAAAACGGTATCAGTAAGTTTATTCCTTCCGAGGAGAAATTTGAGAATTATGCCGATAAGGAGATATTTTTCCGGGTACGTTTCAGTGAAGCGGCTTCGGAATATACTGCTTCCGGTAATATACTTTTCGGGGCAAGTACAGGTATTTTCTATTTCAATCCCGATTCCATCGGGAAGAGTAATTATGTGCCGCCAATGGTTTTCTCCAAGTTGCTGGTGGCGAATGTAGACGTGGTGCCGGGACGAGGTTCCGTACTGAAACAAGGATTGGATGATACCAGAAAGCTGGTTCTCTCGCATCGGGAGAATATTTTCACCATACAGTTTGCTGCACTCGACTATTCCGCACCTTCCGAAATACAGTATGCTTATATCCTGGAAGGTTTTGAAAAGGCTTGGAACTATGTAGGCAAACAGCGTGTGGCTACTTATACCAACTTGCCAAAAGGACATTATATCTTTAAAGTCCGTTCTACCAACAGTGACGGTATATGGACTGAAAACACGCGTACATTGGACATTGAGATACTACCTTCCTTCTGGGAAACTCCGTTTGCTTATTTCCTGTATGTGCTTTTCTTCATCATGATTATTGTAGCGGCGGTGTATATCTTGTTCACTATTTATCGCTTGAAGCATGAGGTGTCCGTCGAGCAACAAATGACGGATATGAAACTGCGTTTCTTTACTGATATCTCTCATGAACTGCGCACTCCGCTGACTTTGATTTCAGGCCCTGTGGAATATATACTGGGGAATACCAAACTTCCGGATGATGCCCGTGAACAGTTACAGGTGGTAGAACGGAATACGAACCGTATGTTGAGGCTTATCAACCAGATACTGGACTTTCGGAAGATACAGAACCGGAAAATGAAGATGCAGGTTCAACGTATGGATGTAGTGGCTTTTACTCGCAAGATCATGGCGAACTTCGAGTCCGTTGCCGAAGAACATCAGATAGACTTCCTGTTTGAAACGGAGAAGGAAGAACTGTATCTTTGGGTAGATGCGGATAAATTTGAGAAGATCGTATTCAATCTGCTTTCCAATGCTTTTAAGTACACTCCGAATGGAAAGATGATCACGGTGCTTGTGCGTGAAGATGAGAAATCTGTTTCCGTAAGTGTGGAAGATCAGGGAATAGGTATTGCGGATAATAAGAAAAAGTCGTTGTTTGTCCGTTTTGAGAATCTGGTAGACCGCAATCTGTTCAATCAGTCCAGCACCGGCATTGGTTTGTCATTGGTGAAGGAATTGGTAGAAATGCATAAGGCGACCATTACCGTTGATAGTAAGTTAGGAGAGGGGAGTTGCTTTAAGGTGGATTTCCTGAAAGGTAAAGAACATTATGATGAATCGGTGGAATTCTTGCAGGATGATGCCACAGTGAGT encodes the following:
- a CDS encoding two-component regulator propeller domain-containing protein; this translates as MKKILYLILGLIGVLSVKAQPDCFFTHYSSEDGLSQNTVMSILQDRKGNIWLATWDGINKFNGYSFKTYKARLDNRIVLSHNRVDHMLEDKYGFLWLQTYDNHAYRFDPRTETFERAPGDDEEGGTANITNIKVLPGGSVWLLTETEGVIRVATDPQDYSLTSQYYSTQSGQFSASRVLQVYEDRAGNEWILSDNGLGMLAPGEELPVFYFAETADRERKGGQAFYSCLEHGPEIYFGSDNGRVWRYQKESGQFLLLSLPVSSHIVAINHIDGNEIILTTSKDGFFTYKCDTKKTEHFPASRFPDAPIHGTYVDKASEVWFEQHIPGTVVHFNPRTQVLKREVIAVEPTSTDRSRPAFHAHEDINGVLWVHPYGGGFSYFDRESNSLRPFYNELSGHEWRFSNKIHTAFSDNQGNLWMCTHSKGLEKVTFRPSQFGIVTPVPHDYESLSNEVRALCEDADQNLWVGLKDGKLRIYDKNRVNKGYLTENGTVSHSGTPLRGNVYFILQDSKQNFWIATKGDGLVKAEKQRDSYHYKLTRYQHQEGDIYSLSDDNVYCVYEDKHGRIWIATFAGGINYMAHNQGGKEIFVNHRNNLKGYPIDYCYKARFITGDDQGHIWIGTTVGALMMDADFKNPEDVKFRHFLRVPDDEHSLSNNDVHWIVSTRDKELFIATFGGGLNKLVSLDENGNASFKSYTVQDGLPSDVLLSIQEDKAGNLWLSSENGISKFIPSEEKFENYADKEIFFRVRFSEAASEYTASGNILFGASTGIFYFNPDSIGKSNYVPPMVFSKLLVANVDVVPGRGSVLKQGLDDTRKLVLSHRENIFTIQFAALDYSAPSEIQYAYILEGFEKAWNYVGKQRVATYTNLPKGHYIFKVRSTNSDGIWTENTRTLDIEILPSFWETPFAYFLYVLFFIMIIVAAVYILFTIYRLKHEVSVEQQMTDMKLRFFTDISHELRTPLTLISGPVEYILGNTKLPDDAREQLQVVERNTNRMLRLINQILDFRKIQNRKMKMQVQRMDVVAFTRKIMANFESVAEEHQIDFLFETEKEELYLWVDADKFEKIVFNLLSNAFKYTPNGKMITVLVREDEKSVSVSVEDQGIGIADNKKKSLFVRFENLVDRNLFNQSSTGIGLSLVKELVEMHKATITVDSKLGEGSCFKVDFLKGKEHYDESVEFLQDDATVSMEVAEQVTDIVIPDSDPQGTMLLVEDNSELRLFLRSIFASEYRIVEAVDGMQGWGKALKFLPDIIISDVMMPGKDGITMTRELRADMTTSHIPIVLLTAKTSIESKLEGLEYGADDYITKPFSATYLKARVKNLLTQRRKLQGIYRDNLMTGNVTADSTEETVEEQGPEMSPNDRKFMDKLVELMEKNMDNGELVVDDLVQELAVSRSVFFKKLKTLTGLAPIEFIKEMRIKRAVQFIETGEYSMTQISYMVGINDPRYFSKCFKQKMGMTPTEYRDKGMNKINSSKNT